The Stomoxys calcitrans chromosome 3, idStoCalc2.1, whole genome shotgun sequence genome includes a region encoding these proteins:
- the LOC106085988 gene encoding guanine nucleotide exchange factor MSS4 homolog, with translation MSDSCLKDEVLNNKNKQDVHCQFCHSLVLKAQQGIYEVKQFDLPLIHQKNTKDINTIETESLEDFWVIDDMFTFENIGFSNTVDKRKFLICADCEMGPVGYHDIETKKCFVALKRVHHGNEKPQ, from the exons ATGTCGGATTCTTGTTTAAAGGACGAAGtgttaaataataaaaacaagcaaGATGTTCACTGCCAATTTTGCCATTCGCTGGTACTAAAAGCACAACAAGGGATCTATGAGGTGAAACAG TTTGACCTGCCATTGATTCATCAGAAAAATACCAAAGACATTAACACAATTGAAACAGAATCCCTGGAAGATTTTTGGGTCATCGACGATATGTTTACCTTTGAAAACATTGGCTTTTCGAATACAGTGGATAAACGAAAGTTTCTCATCTGTGCAGATTGTGAGATGGGACCGGTTGGTTATCACGATATTGAGacaaaaaagtgttttgttgcCTTAAAAAGGGTGCATCATGGCAATGAAAAACCCCAGTGA
- the LOC106085998 gene encoding regulator of G-protein signaling loco: protein MHHHHPTTTGASASSSLQQATQPPTQRRRKKRPNYGTRTVEVRRGYSGFGFTISGQQPCRLSCIIPNSPADQAGLRAGDFLISVNGLNVSKLPHETVVQLIGNSFGSIRMQIAEHYYSDSTDEENAAGGIPTLPNMGPSRPRYIYHKTKQQRLRQLPQKKYLDSITSPLPRSTAPQPTKKVVQPLLKPSVATEKPVEAQKCPQQETNSSETALLYSQHASALANVRAMIVARNNVSASLEYRAVVGYLGTIEMPKQIANSSKLQTVRSCIRKLRQEKRQPSMVLMIILPDCLKLQSNNGKILATYPSSRLNYVSSSSESENRFFGLVTSAVYSPHLDECDEDDEEEGDDNNNEQREVLRRPPPVAAACSTDNNVIISNSCHVFVVDTKLCEHQQHLAKAQEFCIECTKDPISNFCLEFPNNSEYVVNLIRSMYTMRIMPPITQRSISDDPALHAGRNNGSAAHSPQPSNHSEISTTTSNSDSGIGYNNDCSNVTDRIVLVDFPVQQNACGLRIGQAGGVASNVNRPQNICQQNISEEAPSSSTKRLLPRSMPEPKVVAYPINGSGRSLMVSRSCDDVLNLIEQEAAVAGSDLNDLPLATVSQQCYASVDDISLHAASMENDSSHKSPKQTLQFDTKVVESEMDTNHNTEQGKSLKLTIEAWNSLQNISSQEVSDALGVPPSKLASTPDLSRPELNSNLSPFDRGWIQTSLRTPRSDKHTMNLSSNGAEDKQLQPQTIAQCKSPGISRSASMTNSERSSFIKKKSNAEKTKNQKKGPTAWGTSIETLLADPAGLKTFAEFLKLEYAAENIYFWTACERFRNLETEAERQTEALNIYKKHLANGSLEPVNVDSQARSLVEKHLATAERELFHPAQKQIFNLMKFDSYQRFLRSDLYKQCLQAEKKGKSLPFTGDNLDDLLKTTNFSESASLKLKKSASNAEEGRPRRSLLPWHRKTRSKSRDQMAQETTKDVPSVTSTKTQGVGGGGGGGGGPGGVGVASLNMLKPGNAMHGSASSLTSFEALTFGNNITANDLNYSLCRIKFPDGATTMVQLRTQETVAELVERLMEKRSIRYAFFDVSIKGPPSKSVDLKTSAKELSGKEVEIEQRVAFKLDLPTPKVISVKSKPRKQLYEVVRPILQRYHINPELVDVLMRDTQLKVDLTQLVTAVNDQRLQVVYKKSLYPPLATGHAVPHRRAPSPKNSLAEGLHTAQNTLDEITNKVFSDLMQVKQNQEEAVAKKNFDQRSAKSEDCPSESSSLFKIRRSKRDSTNALCRNTKTKIATQQHVVEPMDGKNKIKTGLKLPIPNKFVERQDDLLEDLKRAQLARLEDQRGTEINFELPEFLKNTENVNSVTTDAVASSITLENSGGHEENTQGENHILTTPSMERPPQPAPRLSITNKNKHNNSISPMKVDDENHEQMVSLQNCADSSTPSKGPPPLPPKPKVLPIKPSNWGVNIASLSKLSPTVSIAPSTTTIASPQLTNANVVAVPPSNNSSPNARCAYLDQPSSSFV from the coding sequence ATGCATCACCATCATCCCACTACAACGGGAGCCTCAGCTTCGTCTAGTTTGCAGCAAGCCACTCAACCGCCAACACAGCGTAGACGAAAAAAACGTCCGAATTATGGTACACGTACCGTTGAGGTGCGACGAGGTTACAGTGGATTTGGTTTTACAATATCGGGACAGCAACCATGTCGCCTCTCTTGTATCATACCAAACTCTCCTGCCGATCAAGCCGGTCTAAGGGCGGGCGATTTTCTAATATCCGTCAATGGTTTAAATGTTTCCAAGCTACCCCACGAAACAGTGGTACAATTAATTGGCAACTCATTCGGCAGCATTCGTATGCAAATTGCAGAACACTACTACTCAGATAGTACCGATGAAGAGAATGCAGCTGGTGGCATTCCAACTTTACCAAATATGGGTCCTTCCAGGCCGCGCTATATTTATCATAAAACCAAACAGCAGCGTCTACGTCAATTGCCGCAGAAAAAGTATCTAGACAGTATAACGAGCCCTCTTCCAAGATCGACAGCACCACAGCCAACCAAGAAGGTAGTTCAACCTTTGTTGAAACCCTCTGTTGCAACGGAAAAGCCAGTGGAGGCCCAAAAATGTCCCCAGCAAGAAACCAACTCTTCGGAAACGGCCCTATTATATTCCCAGCATGCTTCGGCCCTAGCAAATGTAAGGGCCATGATAGTGGCCAGAAATAATGTGAGCGCCTCCTTGGAATATAGAGCTGTTGTGGGGTATTTGGGAACTATTGAAATGCCCAAACAAATCGCAAATAGCAGCAAATTACAAACTGTGCGTTCGTGCATTCGAAAATTAAGGCAAGAAAAGCGGCAGCCTTCAATGGTATTGATGATTATTTTACCCGACTGCCTTAAATTGCAGTCCAATAATGGCAAAATCTTGGCCACATATCCTTCGTCAAGGCTGAACTACGTGAGTTCGTCTTCCGAAAGcgaaaatcgattttttggCTTAGTAACTAGCGCAGTATATAGTCCACACTTGGATGAATGTGACGAGGATGATGAGGAGGAAGGCgatgacaacaacaacgaacAACGTGAAGTTTTAAGAAGGCCTCCGCCTGTGGCCGCAGCTTGCAGCACTGACAACAATGTCATTATTTCGAATTCTTGCCATGTTTTTGTGGTGGACACGAAACTTTGTGAACATCAGCAACATTTAGCTAAAGCCCAAGAATTTTGCATAGAATGTACCAAAGATCCCATATCTAATTTCTGCCTCGAATTTCCCAATAATTCTGAATACGTTGTTAATTTGATACGTAGTATGTACACCATGCGCATTATGCCTCCCATTACACAGCGATCCATATCCGACGATCCTGCTTTGCATGCAGGCCGCAATAATGGTTCTGCCGCCCATTCGCCACAGCCTAGTAATCACAGCGAAATATCTACAACAACATCTAATTCCGATTCTGGAATTGGCTATAACAACGACTGTTCCAACGTTACTGACCGCATAGTTTTAGTCGACTTTCCCGTTCAACAAAATGCTTGTGGCTTGCGCATTGGTCAAGCTGGTGGTGTTGCTTCCAATGTCAACCGTCCTCAGAACATATGCCAACAGAATATTTCTGAGGAGGCACCTTCAAGCAGCACTAAACGACTGTTGCCGCGTTCCATGCCTGAGCCAAAAGTGGTGGCTTATCCTATCAATGGTTCTGGCCGTTCCTTGATGGTCTCAAGATCTTGTGATGATGTTCTGAACTTAATCGAACAAGAAGCAGCAGTAGCTGGCAGCGATTTGAACGATCTTCCTTTGGCTACTGTCTCTCAGCAGTGTTATGCTTCTGTCGATGATATTTCCCTGCATGCAGCTTCCATGGAAAACGATAGTAGTCACAAGTCGCCAAAGCAAACATTGCAGTTTGATACTAAAGTTGTggaatcggaaatggataccaATCATAACACAGAACAGGGAAAATCTTTGAAATTGACCATAGAGGCTTGGAATAGCTTGCAAAATATAAGCAGCCAGGAAGTAAGTGATGCGTTGGGTGTGCCCCCAAGTAAATTAGCCAGCACTCCCGATTTATCGAGACCTGAGTTGAATTCTAACTTATCGCCCTTCGATAGAGGTTGGATACAAACGTCTTTGAGAACCCCTAGATCTGATAAGCATACAATGAACTTATCGTCGAACGGCGCCGAAGACAAGCAATTGCAGCCACAAACGATAGCACAGTGTAAAAGCCCCGGCATAAGCAGGTCTGCGTCCATGACCAACAGCGAGAGAAGttcttttataaaaaagaaatcgAATGCAGAAAAAACGAAGAATCAAAAGAAAGGCCCCACAGCTTGGGGTACATCAATAGAAACACTGCTGGCAGATCCTGCAGGCTTGAAAACCTTTGCTGAATTTCTAAAATTGGAGTACGCTGcagaaaacatttatttttggacAGCTTGTGAAAGATTTCGCAATTTAGAAACCGAGGCGGAGAGACAGACTGAAGCTttgaatatttacaaaaaacacTTGGCTAATGGTTCCCTGGAGCCCGTTAATGTGGACTCACAAGCACGCAGTTTAGTGGAAAAACATCTTGCCACTGCAGAACGCGAACTCTTTCATCCGGCCcaaaagcaaatatttaatttaatgaaattcgacagCTATCAACGATTTCTGCGTTCCGATCTATACAAGCAGTGCCTGCAGGCCGAGAAAAAGGGAAAGTCACTGCCATTTACCGGTGATAATTTGGATGATCTGCTAAAGACGACAAATTTTTCAGAAAGTGCCTCATTAAAGTTAAAGAAATCGGCAAGCAACGCCGAAGAGGGCCGCCCACGTAGAAGTCTGCTGCCTTGGCATAGGAAAACGAGAAGTAAATCACGTGATCAGATGGCTCAGGAGACAACGAAAGACGTTCCCTCAGTTACAAGTACAAAGACACAAGGCgttggaggaggaggaggaggaggaggtgggCCAGGCGGAGTTGGTGTTGCTAGCCTAAACATGTTGAAACCTGGTAATGCCATGCATGGCTCAGCCTCCTCATTGACTTCATTCGAAGCTTTAACCTTTGGCAATAACATAACTGCAAATGACTTGAACTACTCCTTGTGTCGCATCAAGTTCCCAGATGGTGCTACCACAATGGTACAATTAAGGACTCAAGAGACTGTTGCTGAGCTGGTGGAGCGTTTGATGGAGAAACGCAGTATTCGCTATGCATTTTTTGATGTCTCCATTAAAGGTCCCCCGTCCAAGTCGGTTGATTTGAAGACATCCGCTAAGGAATTGTCGGGAAAAGAAGTGGAAATAGAGCAAAGAGTGGCCTTCAAATTAGATCTGCCCACACCCAAGGTAATTTCCGTAAAGAGCAAACCCAGGAAGCAGCTATATGAAGTTGTCAGACCCATATTGCAGAGATACCACATAAATCCCGAACTAGTTGATGTACTTATGCGAGATACTCAACTCAAAGTTGATTTAACCCAGCTGGTAACGGCTGTAAACGATCAGCGTCTACAAGTTGTTTATAAAAAGTCGCTATACCCTCCGCTGGCAACGGGACATGCTGTGCCTCATCGAAGGGCCCCTTCGCCAAAAAACTCCCTAGCTGAGGGTCTGCACACTGCACAGAACACTTTAGACGAAATCACCAATAAAGTTTTCAGCGACTTGATGCAAGTCAAACAAAACCAAGAGGAGGCGGTTGCCAAAAAAAACTTTGATCAGAGgtctgcaaaatcggaagacTGCCCTTCGGAATCATCTTCTTTGTTTAAAATACGCCGCAGCAAAAGAGATTCCACAAATGCTTTGTGCCGAAATACTAAAACCAAGATAGCCACACAACAACATGTTGTGGAACCTATGGatggtaagaataaaataaaaacgggCTTAAAATTGCCAATCCCAAATAAATTTGTGGAAAggcaagatgatttattggaagaTTTGAAGCGTGCTCAATTGGCTCGACTGGAAGATCAAAGAGGCACCGAAATTAATTTCGAGTTACCCGAATTTCTGAAGAACACCGAGAATGTAAATTCGGTTACAACAGATGCAGTAGCATCTTCCATCACGTTAGAAAACTCGGGCGGCCATGAAGAAAACACTCAAGGGGAAAATCATATTTTAACAACACCCTCCATGGAAAGGCCACCACAACCTGCACCACGTCTCTCTATAACGAACAAAAATAAGCATAACAATTCCATATCACCCATGAAAGTAGACGATGAAAACCACGAGCAAATGGTTTCTTTGCAAAATTGTGCGGACTCCTCTACCCCTTCCAAGGGTCCACCACCTCTGCCACCTAAGCCTAAAGTTTTACCCATAAAACCATCTAACTGGGGAGTAAATATAGCGAGTTTGAGCAAACTATCGCCCACCGTCTCTATTGCACCGTCCACCACCACAATTGCTTCGCCTCAATTAACCAACGCAAATGTTGTTGCTGTGCCACCTTCCAACAATTCCAGTCCAAATGCACGATGTGCTTATTTGGACCAACCAAGTAGTAGCTttgtttaa